The window CTCGAAATGGAGCGCGTCGCCTTCGAGGCGGCGGACGCCGTCCTGTGCCCGTCGCGCCACATGCTGGACTGGCTCCGGGCCAGCGACATCCGGGTCGCCGACGACGCCGAGGCCGTGCCGCTCTATCTGTGGTCTGACGAGGAGCCGTTGCCGTCGCGGCGCGGCCGGGCACTGGACCGGGTCGACAGGATCGCCTTCTTCGGGCGGCTCGAGACCCGCAAGGGCGTAGACCTGTTCCTGGACGCCGTCCTGTCCGACGCGCTCGCGACCCGCGACTTCGAGGTGATCTTCGTCGGCAAGCCCGCGTCGCACACGCCGGACACGGTCCGGGCCGCCGTCGCGCTGCGCCGCCCGTCGCTGCTGCCGCGCCTGTCCTTCCAGCCCGACCTCGACACCGACGCCGCCCAGGCTTTCCTGTGCGACGAAGGCTGCCTCGCCGTGATCCCGTCGCTCATCGACAACGCCCCCTGCGTGATCTCCGAATGTCTGCGCCGCGGGATTCCCTTCCTGTCGACCTCGACGGGCGGGATCCCCGAGTTGGTCGCCGAGGACGATCGGGGCCGCGTCCTGGTCGAGCCCGAGGCGTCAGCGCTCGCGGCCCGGCTCGCCGATGCGCTGGAGCGGCCCTTCGCCCCGGCGCGCCCGGCCCACGCGGAGCGTGAGACGGGCGCGCGGTGGACCGCCTGGTGTTCGCGCGTCGCCGGGAAGGCCCGTGCGGCCGCGGCGCCGTTCCGCTCCGGAGCCGCTCGCGAGCGGTCGCCGGACGGGCGGATCGCCGTGGTGGTGACCCATCACGAGCGGCCCGCGCTGGTCGAGCAGACGCTCGAGTCGCTGGCGGCACAGACCAGGACCGATTTCGACCTCGTGCTGGTCGACGACGGCAGCCGGTCTGCGGCGGCCCTGGCGGCTCTGGCGGCATTGGAGCGCCGCCGCTGGCCGTTCGCGCTCACGGTGCTGCGCGGGCCGAACCGCTACCTCGGCGCAGCCCGCAATGCCGGGCTGAGGGCCAGCGCGGCGGACCGGTTCGTCTTCATGGATGACGACAACATCGCTTTTCCGAACCTGGTCGAGCGGCTGGACGAGGCCATGTCGCGCAGCGGGGCCGACATCGTGACCTGTCAGATGTCGATCTTCCGAGACCCGTCCGGCGAGCCCGACCCGGCCGAACTCGCTTCCGCCGAGCGGTGGGGCTTCCTCGGCGGCTCGGGCGCGAGCGGGGTGGAGCTCGGGTTGTCGGTGAACTGCTTCGGCGACGCCACGGGGATCTATCGCCGCGAGGTCTTCGACCGCGTGGGCTTCTTCCACGAGCGGCGCGGGGTCGGCCACGAGGACTGGCAACTCCACGCGAGGGCAGTCCTGGCCGGCCTGACGGTCCTGTCGCTCCCCGAGCCGCTCTACTGGTATCGGCGGGTGGCGACCGGCATGCTGCTGTCGACCGACGCCTATGCCAACAACCGCGTGGTCTGGGACGCCTACGCCGAAGCGTTGCCCTCGGCGCTCCGCCGCTTCGTCGACCTGTCCGTGCGGAACCACTTCACAGGCGATCCAGGGGTGCTCGGCGGGTAGGCGACCGGGAAGCTGACCGGGAACGATGAGGCGGCCCCTTGGCCTGCCCGGCCGTCAGATCGGACCGAGCCAGAGGGGCGAGGTCGTGTCATCCGGGGTCCGTCTATCCGTGTCGCCATCGGCATGGCGGTGT is drawn from Lichenibacterium dinghuense and contains these coding sequences:
- a CDS encoding glycosyltransferase, whose protein sequence is MSAPRAGRRLRICFVAGELLGAHKNGGIGTATTHAALLLARAGHDVSVVYTGSPWIDYAHPWVRRLQAAGVALTHLDARAGEIYPVWMRETCVIHDYLRGLEHDLILFQDWEGPAFASVVAKRAASAFAGTTLAVVAHGPTAWLLDANRALARDQRTLAHLEMERVAFEAADAVLCPSRHMLDWLRASDIRVADDAEAVPLYLWSDEEPLPSRRGRALDRVDRIAFFGRLETRKGVDLFLDAVLSDALATRDFEVIFVGKPASHTPDTVRAAVALRRPSLLPRLSFQPDLDTDAAQAFLCDEGCLAVIPSLIDNAPCVISECLRRGIPFLSTSTGGIPELVAEDDRGRVLVEPEASALAARLADALERPFAPARPAHAERETGARWTAWCSRVAGKARAAAAPFRSGAARERSPDGRIAVVVTHHERPALVEQTLESLAAQTRTDFDLVLVDDGSRSAAALAALAALERRRWPFALTVLRGPNRYLGAARNAGLRASAADRFVFMDDDNIAFPNLVERLDEAMSRSGADIVTCQMSIFRDPSGEPDPAELASAERWGFLGGSGASGVELGLSVNCFGDATGIYRREVFDRVGFFHERRGVGHEDWQLHARAVLAGLTVLSLPEPLYWYRRVATGMLLSTDAYANNRVVWDAYAEALPSALRRFVDLSVRNHFTGDPGVLGG